A genomic segment from Candidatus Brocadia sinica JPN1 encodes:
- a CDS encoding PA14 domain-containing protein, which translates to MPDALSLVPFYLMMVIGIMSFSRTAELKVTDVFHSSWSISKINKGAALLKRNARYFKLSLLILLVSILSTQIVIAILGREKATFNKESNYITRPGFLGWYYENKSFDGKPKLVRYDNRISFYDTSFNEIFSGKQYSIIWSGRLYAPRSGLYKFYTESDDGSFLYINDKLVVDNGGDHGIRTKEGTMYLTEGYYDIKVKYYNSMGKGHIKVFWEIPDGLRCLLGEDNVYNYIMNCAILNNTNK; encoded by the coding sequence TTGCCAGATGCTTTATCATTGGTGCCATTTTATCTGATGATGGTAATTGGGATAATGAGTTTTAGCCGTACGGCAGAATTAAAGGTTACTGATGTCTTTCATAGCTCATGGTCTATTTCTAAAATAAATAAGGGAGCTGCTCTATTGAAAAGAAATGCACGATATTTTAAGCTAAGTTTACTTATTCTTCTTGTCAGTATATTAAGCACACAAATCGTCATTGCAATTTTAGGGAGAGAAAAGGCGACTTTCAATAAAGAAAGTAACTATATTACACGGCCAGGTTTTTTAGGCTGGTACTATGAAAACAAGTCATTTGATGGCAAACCAAAATTGGTCCGATATGACAATAGGATTTCTTTTTATGATACATCCTTTAACGAGATCTTTTCTGGAAAACAATATAGCATTATTTGGAGTGGCAGATTATATGCCCCACGAAGTGGACTCTATAAATTTTATACGGAATCGGATGACGGGTCATTTTTATACATTAACGACAAATTGGTTGTCGATAATGGAGGAGACCATGGAATTAGAACCAAAGAAGGAACAATGTATTTGACCGAAGGGTATTACGACATCAAGGTTAAATATTACAATAGTATGGGAAAAGGACACATTAAGGTATTTTGGGAAATACCAGATGGACTGAGGTGCCTACTCGGCGAAGATAACGTTTATAATTATATAATGAATTGTGCAATACTAAATAACACCAATAAATAA
- a CDS encoding class I SAM-dependent methyltransferase → MKGVLNKEYAIARQRKRSHIYRLKRRTFEVLKSIQTFSLKRPEAVLDIGAADGLMLNRMKEIFPDTTCVGIEYASDLISCNDSENVHLIRGDALVLPFKDNVFDVVTATAIIEHVSDPIQLVHETFRILRKNGIIVITTPHPFWERIATHIGHLNEEEHNELITLRKLISLFKKAGFEIVNAEQFMISPIGMPFELPVEKMLKLCRLDFLLLNQIIVGRK, encoded by the coding sequence ATGAAAGGGGTTTTGAATAAAGAATACGCCATTGCACGTCAAAGAAAGCGGTCACACATTTACAGATTGAAAAGAAGGACCTTTGAGGTACTAAAAAGCATCCAGACGTTCTCCTTAAAAAGACCTGAAGCAGTTTTGGATATTGGCGCCGCTGATGGTCTTATGTTAAACAGGATGAAAGAAATATTCCCAGATACAACCTGTGTAGGTATTGAATATGCCAGTGATTTGATCTCGTGCAATGACAGCGAAAACGTTCATCTGATCAGGGGTGACGCTTTGGTATTACCATTCAAAGATAATGTCTTTGACGTTGTTACTGCCACTGCAATTATTGAACACGTTTCTGATCCAATCCAATTAGTCCATGAAACCTTTCGAATCCTTCGGAAAAACGGCATCATTGTCATAACAACTCCACATCCATTCTGGGAGAGAATTGCTACTCATATTGGTCATTTAAATGAAGAGGAACATAACGAACTCATTACTTTACGTAAACTAATCTCATTATTTAAAAAAGCAGGATTTGAAATAGTAAACGCAGAACAATTCATGATCTCCCCCATAGGAATGCCCTTTGAATTGCCGGTTGAAAAGATGCTAAAATTATGCAGGTTGGACTTTTTATTATTAAATCAAATAATTGTTGGGCGAAAATAA
- a CDS encoding B12-binding domain-containing radical SAM protein has protein sequence MKILLINPPSENELLGNNPSIIEEERGYNPPLGILYIAGYLEKHTDFGVEVLDTQAEEIGYDRLKDIIRTKLPDVIGITAMTFTLIDVIKVINLAKSIHPSIKVVLGGPHVHIYPEETINIVGVDFLVLGEGEIAFKELVENISDRTKLKNIPGLVFKEDGRIINTGARPLNDDLDSLPFPARHMTPILKYSSLMAKRTPVTTMFTSRGCPYRCTFCDRPHLGKSFRARSALNVVDEMEACVKLGIREFLIYDDTFTIDRQRVIEVCDEIVRRKLNIGWDIRARVNNIDKDLLKKLKEANCERIHYGVESGNPEILRILNKGITVDRVRTTFQETKEAGISVLAYFMIGCPKETRKEIMETIAFARELKPDFVHITIFTPFPATEIYKMGLRDGIIKEDFWREFAKNPTKDFQPRCWEENFTREELQELIVYAYKSFYTRPRYILKRLIHVRSIGEFKRMARAGLKVFGMQS, from the coding sequence ATGAAAATCCTTTTAATCAATCCACCTTCTGAAAATGAATTGCTGGGAAACAATCCCAGCATTATCGAAGAGGAACGAGGTTACAATCCACCTCTTGGAATATTATACATTGCTGGTTACCTGGAAAAGCACACAGACTTTGGCGTGGAAGTCCTGGATACTCAGGCTGAGGAGATCGGTTACGATCGCTTAAAGGACATCATTCGTACCAAATTGCCCGATGTCATCGGTATAACAGCCATGACCTTTACCCTCATAGACGTCATAAAGGTTATAAATCTGGCAAAATCCATTCACCCAAGCATAAAGGTTGTTTTGGGAGGGCCGCATGTGCACATCTATCCGGAAGAAACCATAAATATCGTCGGGGTTGACTTTCTTGTTCTGGGCGAGGGGGAAATTGCCTTTAAAGAACTTGTAGAAAACATAAGCGATAGGACTAAATTAAAGAATATTCCCGGATTAGTCTTTAAAGAAGACGGCAGGATTATTAACACAGGCGCCCGGCCACTCAACGATGACCTTGACAGCTTGCCCTTCCCTGCAAGGCACATGACCCCTATCCTCAAATATAGTTCTCTCATGGCAAAGAGAACGCCTGTCACCACGATGTTTACGAGCCGGGGATGTCCATACCGATGTACTTTCTGCGATCGACCTCATTTGGGCAAAAGCTTTCGCGCAAGGTCTGCGTTAAACGTGGTAGATGAAATGGAAGCGTGCGTAAAACTGGGCATACGGGAATTCCTGATCTACGATGACACCTTTACCATAGACAGACAGCGCGTAATAGAAGTATGCGATGAGATTGTAAGAAGAAAACTCAATATCGGATGGGACATAAGGGCACGGGTAAATAACATTGACAAAGACTTATTAAAAAAACTGAAAGAGGCAAACTGCGAACGTATCCATTACGGGGTAGAATCGGGCAATCCAGAAATACTCAGGATATTAAATAAGGGAATTACCGTAGACAGAGTAAGAACTACCTTTCAAGAGACAAAAGAGGCTGGTATATCCGTACTGGCATATTTCATGATCGGATGTCCAAAAGAAACGAGGAAAGAAATCATGGAAACAATTGCATTCGCCAGGGAGTTAAAGCCTGACTTCGTACATATCACAATATTTACCCCATTCCCTGCCACGGAAATATATAAGATGGGGTTGAGAGATGGCATCATAAAAGAAGATTTCTGGCGAGAATTTGCCAAAAATCCCACCAAAGACTTTCAGCCACGGTGCTGGGAAGAAAATTTTACACGAGAGGAACTTCAAGAATTAATTGTTTATGCCTATAAGAGTTTTTATACGAGACCTAGGTATATCTTGAAGCGATTGATACACGTGCGCTCTATCGGAGAATTTAAACGTATGGCAAGGGCTGGACTGAAGGTCTTTGGGATGCAGTCATGA
- a CDS encoding glycosyltransferase family 2 protein, protein MIEETSIIIPVYNEREGILQVIESLQSLKKRYGNRWEIIMVDDGSTDGTSEIIRNTQDIILIRHPFNRGYGAAIKTGIRHAKYSTFIISDADGTYPVQDIPKLLAQLSKSEMVVGARGNNDSNIPLARRPAKWVLNKLANYLTGTKIPDLNSGFRAMKKDVVMKFIHLLPDGFSFTTTITLAMLTNDYAVEFIPIEYKIRSGRSKIRPIRDTLNFLQLIIRTVLYFDPLKIFLPMSAIFFISSIAVLVLSYLFTPKIMDITTVILFISGVQILAIGMIADLIDKRSQP, encoded by the coding sequence ATGATAGAAGAAACAAGCATTATCATTCCCGTTTATAATGAAAGGGAAGGAATACTGCAAGTAATCGAGTCCCTGCAATCATTAAAAAAACGGTATGGCAATCGATGGGAGATTATCATGGTAGACGATGGCTCTACCGATGGTACATCTGAAATAATACGGAACACTCAGGATATTATATTGATCCGGCACCCCTTCAATCGAGGTTATGGAGCCGCCATTAAAACCGGTATCCGGCACGCAAAATATAGCACGTTTATTATATCAGATGCCGATGGGACGTATCCTGTACAGGATATCCCCAAGCTGCTTGCTCAATTATCAAAGAGTGAGATGGTCGTTGGGGCCAGAGGAAACAACGATTCAAATATTCCATTGGCAAGACGGCCTGCAAAATGGGTGCTCAATAAACTGGCCAATTATTTGACCGGAACAAAGATTCCGGACCTGAACTCGGGTTTCCGTGCAATGAAAAAAGACGTGGTAATGAAATTTATTCATTTGCTCCCCGATGGCTTCTCCTTCACAACAACAATCACACTTGCTATGCTCACAAACGATTACGCAGTTGAATTCATCCCCATCGAATATAAAATACGCTCGGGAAGGTCAAAGATACGCCCTATCCGGGATACCCTGAACTTTCTACAACTCATTATCCGGACGGTTTTATATTTCGATCCGCTCAAGATTTTTTTGCCTATGAGCGCAATTTTCTTCATCTCGAGTATCGCTGTTCTTGTACTGAGTTATTTATTTACCCCTAAGATTATGGACATTACCACCGTCATACTTTTTATCTCCGGGGTACAAATTCTGGCCATCGGCATGATTGCCGATCTTATAGATAAAAGAAGCCAACCATGA
- a CDS encoding shikimate kinase, which produces MNIILIGFRGTGKTTVGKILAQRMGKEFIDADEYLEQKEGKTIKNIFAVGGEKLFREIEAQIISELCILDNKVIATGGGAILREENVRKLRKNGIIIYLDADVDTIYKRIHEDTQTQQRRPSLTNRGAYEEIEYLLAYRRPLYDRIADFVVNTAGLSKNEAAKKIIAFINNHVLDLKTTAWNC; this is translated from the coding sequence TTGAATATTATCTTAATCGGTTTTCGCGGTACCGGCAAAACAACCGTAGGCAAAATACTCGCTCAACGGATGGGCAAAGAATTTATCGATGCCGATGAGTACCTGGAACAGAAAGAAGGAAAGACCATTAAAAACATTTTTGCAGTTGGTGGAGAAAAATTATTTCGGGAAATCGAGGCGCAAATCATTTCGGAGTTATGTATTCTCGACAACAAGGTCATTGCCACGGGCGGAGGTGCAATCCTGAGGGAGGAGAATGTAAGGAAACTCAGGAAAAACGGGATCATAATCTATCTGGATGCTGACGTGGATACCATCTACAAAAGAATCCACGAAGATACACAAACACAGCAGAGAAGACCAAGCCTTACGAATCGTGGCGCATATGAGGAAATTGAATACCTTTTAGCATACAGGAGGCCACTGTATGACAGGATAGCAGATTTTGTGGTAAACACTGCCGGCCTGTCAAAAAATGAAGCTGCAAAGAAAATAATAGCCTTTATTAATAATCACGTATTGGATTTGAAAACTACAGCCTGGAATTGTTAA
- a CDS encoding shikimate dehydrogenase translates to MICIPIIANNLDDVLRDMEDASKFADIVELRLDYIKNPDLKRILERRVKPVIVTNRPVREGGKFGGSEEERIALLKLAIQLQADFVDVEHDSIQNMRGDTERRVPASKTKLIVSYHNFRETPDDLTVTYQKLSRYGADIIKIVTYANTITDNIKIYRLLQQAQTPLISFCMGDYGIISRILYKRFGSYLTFASLQKGKESAPGQISIHELLHVYQAQIQNKQTAIYGLIGNPVSHSISPVIHNTLFKEMNLNNIYVPFKVDKIDDFIRAFRELDVKGYSVTIPHKESAINHLDAVDPMAKKIGAVNTIVNKDGKLVGYNTDCKAAIQALGDTDHASGMGEKHEHLKGKHVTLLGAGGAARAIAFGLQECGAQVSLVNRNYERAQSLARDVGCLSIKPDDLPSMQTDILINATPVGMFPAVNETPIDKDQLKPNMVVFDTIYNPIETRLLREAKSRGCTIIGGLPMFVNQAAAQFELWTGIKPPLKLIREIAYKKLVGE, encoded by the coding sequence ATGATTTGCATACCCATCATTGCAAACAACCTTGATGATGTTCTCCGGGATATGGAAGATGCATCAAAGTTTGCGGACATTGTCGAATTACGTCTTGACTACATAAAAAATCCAGATCTGAAGCGGATATTGGAAAGGCGAGTTAAGCCTGTGATTGTTACGAACAGACCCGTCAGAGAAGGTGGCAAGTTCGGCGGAAGCGAAGAAGAGAGGATTGCGCTTCTAAAACTCGCTATCCAGTTACAAGCTGATTTCGTCGATGTTGAACATGACAGCATTCAAAATATGCGTGGGGACACGGAGCGCCGTGTCCCTGCGAGTAAAACGAAACTCATTGTTTCCTACCATAATTTTCGTGAAACACCCGATGACCTGACCGTTACTTATCAAAAACTGAGCCGGTATGGCGCTGATATTATAAAAATAGTTACTTATGCAAACACTATTACAGATAACATCAAAATATATCGCTTACTCCAGCAAGCACAGACACCATTAATTTCATTCTGTATGGGCGACTATGGCATCATTAGCCGCATCTTGTATAAAAGATTTGGCAGCTATCTGACTTTTGCGTCTCTCCAGAAGGGAAAGGAATCCGCCCCAGGGCAGATCAGCATTCACGAACTTTTACATGTCTATCAGGCACAAATACAAAATAAACAAACGGCAATCTACGGATTAATTGGAAACCCCGTCTCTCACAGCATTAGTCCAGTTATCCATAATACACTCTTTAAGGAAATGAATTTGAATAATATTTACGTTCCTTTTAAGGTAGACAAAATCGATGACTTTATCAGAGCGTTTAGGGAACTGGATGTAAAAGGGTATAGCGTAACAATTCCGCATAAAGAATCCGCAATAAATCATCTGGACGCAGTAGACCCTATGGCAAAGAAGATCGGTGCAGTAAACACCATCGTAAACAAGGACGGCAAACTGGTTGGTTATAATACAGATTGTAAGGCAGCCATTCAAGCATTGGGGGACACTGATCATGCATCCGGAATGGGCGAAAAGCACGAGCATCTAAAAGGAAAACACGTTACCTTGTTAGGCGCCGGTGGCGCCGCCCGGGCGATCGCTTTTGGATTACAGGAATGTGGCGCACAAGTATCCCTGGTAAACAGGAATTATGAGCGGGCACAGTCACTCGCCAGAGATGTTGGCTGTCTATCCATAAAACCCGATGATCTGCCTTCCATGCAAACAGACATCCTGATTAATGCCACGCCTGTGGGCATGTTTCCCGCAGTCAATGAAACCCCGATTGATAAAGATCAACTAAAACCCAACATGGTCGTTTTTGATACTATTTACAACCCGATAGAAACAAGATTGTTGCGTGAAGCCAAATCTCGGGGTTGTACAATTATTGGTGGTTTGCCAATGTTTGTAAACCAGGCAGCGGCACAGTTTGAGTTGTGGACAGGAATAAAACCACCACTCAAATTAATCAGAGAAATTGCCTATAAAAAATTAGTTGGAGAGTGA
- a CDS encoding alkaline phosphatase family protein codes for MEKQIQRAITIVTFFAVILFSLPLLAYTTENVFVVVIDGLRNNEAFEDADHDLIPHIWNDLRPQGTIYTEFYNDYLTTFTTPGHMAIVTGQWHVAPNLANVVSGGIYDVRPEAPTIFEYFRYHTGKPKASCLVVTGKKNNIQLDWSLEPTYGPNYASLLFEGGNDTDTYALLKTKLEAHHSNLVVVNLRDVDEAGHTGDWVTYTGAIKKADELVYQIWTQLIQGDAFYANKTTMIVTSDHGRHDDEYGGFQEHAGMCHGCRHVLFLGIGPDTPAGLEIPERRYLRDIAPTVGEFLGFPTPFARGQIMTGIFSQNPDPKIHVYCRNPRVKIFNGKVFVVWSQNDPTDTGNEHVFLMKKDSADMFFSNPIPVDSQKARWAFFPAVTANKDGLHVVWLDGRALDGIHDTWSVYYRKSPDYGSTWENEQLIATSTFESADPLSMEIVGEPEIISNELGELIITVRYKRGSGQNRRITSFRSADGGRNWVEIMVKQDNFSPIQYSPITMEGPKEASMVWIDLAPTPNKPNYYNWEVFFMRTMNSGTTWKDLNRLTNDAGYSYLPMLAWGGRKLITVWANRDPSGTPWKLCIRPSTNKGWSWGSVLTIPLGDSSAWQPAIVWNSARNEFFMSWTDYASGVPDLRSSTSKNGVNWSMPVTINSQSTNIFRCKPHVTSGDGLLYLVWEEQVPGAGDWVIGTASL; via the coding sequence ATGGAAAAGCAAATACAAAGGGCTATAACTATAGTAACTTTTTTTGCAGTAATTTTATTTTCCTTACCGCTTCTGGCTTATACAACAGAAAACGTTTTTGTGGTTGTTATTGATGGTTTGAGGAATAATGAGGCATTTGAAGATGCCGATCACGATCTCATACCTCACATTTGGAATGATCTCCGGCCTCAGGGTACAATATATACAGAATTCTACAATGATTATTTAACCACTTTTACAACCCCCGGCCATATGGCAATTGTTACTGGTCAGTGGCATGTTGCTCCTAATCTTGCCAATGTCGTATCAGGCGGTATTTACGATGTACGTCCCGAAGCGCCAACCATCTTTGAGTATTTTCGGTACCATACCGGTAAACCGAAGGCGAGTTGTTTGGTTGTAACAGGGAAAAAAAATAATATACAACTGGACTGGTCTCTGGAACCCACCTATGGCCCTAATTATGCAAGTTTATTGTTTGAGGGCGGGAACGATACTGACACCTATGCGCTGTTAAAAACAAAGTTAGAGGCGCATCATTCCAACCTCGTAGTGGTAAACCTTCGGGACGTTGACGAAGCCGGACACACCGGTGACTGGGTTACATACACCGGGGCAATTAAAAAGGCGGATGAATTGGTCTATCAGATTTGGACGCAGTTAATACAGGGGGATGCGTTTTATGCAAATAAGACAACCATGATTGTTACATCAGATCATGGCCGTCATGACGATGAATATGGAGGATTTCAGGAGCATGCCGGGATGTGTCACGGATGCCGTCATGTTCTGTTTTTGGGCATAGGCCCTGATACTCCGGCAGGACTGGAAATCCCTGAGAGACGTTATCTGAGAGATATCGCTCCAACGGTTGGAGAATTCCTTGGCTTTCCCACTCCGTTTGCCCGCGGGCAGATAATGACCGGCATCTTTTCTCAGAATCCTGACCCGAAAATTCATGTTTACTGCCGGAATCCACGGGTGAAAATTTTTAATGGGAAGGTGTTTGTTGTTTGGTCGCAGAATGATCCGACCGATACGGGGAATGAACATGTCTTTCTCATGAAGAAAGATTCGGCAGATATGTTCTTTAGCAATCCCATACCGGTTGATTCACAGAAGGCACGCTGGGCTTTTTTCCCTGCCGTGACTGCCAATAAAGACGGCCTTCATGTTGTCTGGCTAGACGGACGTGCCCTGGACGGGATTCACGATACATGGTCGGTATATTACCGGAAAAGTCCGGATTATGGATCGACCTGGGAAAATGAACAACTCATTGCAACCAGTACGTTTGAGTCTGCCGACCCTCTTTCAATGGAAATAGTAGGAGAACCCGAAATTATCTCCAATGAACTCGGTGAACTCATTATCACCGTCCGTTATAAGAGAGGTTCTGGCCAGAACAGGAGGATTACCAGTTTCCGATCAGCAGATGGAGGGAGAAACTGGGTTGAAATCATGGTTAAGCAGGATAACTTCTCACCCATTCAATATAGTCCTATAACCATGGAAGGGCCAAAAGAGGCCTCGATGGTGTGGATTGATCTGGCGCCGACCCCGAATAAGCCCAACTATTATAATTGGGAGGTCTTTTTTATGCGCACCATGAACTCCGGTACAACGTGGAAAGACCTGAACCGTTTAACGAATGATGCCGGTTACTCATACTTGCCCATGCTTGCCTGGGGTGGGAGAAAACTGATTACCGTGTGGGCGAACCGGGATCCATCCGGAACACCATGGAAATTGTGTATCCGGCCAAGTACTAACAAAGGGTGGTCCTGGGGTAGCGTCCTTACCATCCCACTAGGCGACTCGTCAGCGTGGCAACCGGCAATTGTATGGAATTCTGCCAGGAATGAATTCTTCATGTCCTGGACTGATTATGCATCAGGTGTACCAGATTTACGTTCAAGTACAAGTAAAAACGGAGTGAACTGGTCCATGCCGGTCACAATCAACTCTCAATCAACCAATATTTTCCGTTGCAAACCTCATGTGACGTCAGGAGACGGT